In Nonomuraea sp. NBC_00507, the following are encoded in one genomic region:
- a CDS encoding Lrp/AsnC family transcriptional regulator, translating into MANRKIRPERAYEPKGIDALDLRILAELQVDARVSFAELGRRVALSAPAVADRVQRLEETGVITGYRAEVDPRALGFPVTVMVRIRPAIRELHRISKIAQEVPQIVECYRMTGDDCFYFTMHLRAVDELEPILDLFTPYGHTTTSLIHTAPVPRRPLLLE; encoded by the coding sequence ATGGCGAATCGAAAGATCAGACCCGAGCGGGCCTACGAACCTAAGGGAATCGACGCCCTCGACCTTCGTATTCTGGCCGAGCTGCAGGTCGACGCCAGAGTGAGCTTCGCCGAGCTGGGCCGCCGGGTCGCCCTGTCGGCCCCGGCGGTGGCCGACAGGGTGCAGCGGCTGGAGGAGACCGGAGTGATCACCGGCTATCGCGCCGAGGTCGACCCGCGGGCCCTGGGCTTTCCGGTCACCGTGATGGTTCGTATCCGCCCGGCGATCCGGGAACTGCACCGTATCTCCAAGATCGCCCAGGAAGTTCCCCAGATCGTCGAGTGCTACAGAATGACCGGCGACGACTGCTTCTACTTCACGATGCACCTGCGGGCGGTCGACGAGCTCGAACCGATCCTCGACCTGTTCACCCCGTACGGTCACACGACCACGTCTCTCATCCACACAGCGCCCGTGCCGCGCCGCCCCCTGCTCCTGGAGTGA
- a CDS encoding HAD family hydrolase: protein MTLHVFDMDGTLLEGSTASLQIARHLGSTEKLVELETRFAAGEIDTRGFAAAIHELWRDLTPSAVAEAFAASPWLTGIREVCTDIRERGERCVVITMSPDFFARHLLELGFDAVVASQFPALPLLEPLDPAKILTPRDKVRIVEEMCEQYDLVRSRCVAYGDSMSDAPLFRWLTKTVAVNADHHLSELATVSYRGNDLAEAYALGRALLARDAS, encoded by the coding sequence ATGACTCTGCACGTCTTCGACATGGACGGAACGCTGCTCGAGGGATCGACGGCCAGCCTGCAGATCGCCCGGCATCTCGGATCTACGGAGAAGTTGGTCGAGCTGGAAACGCGGTTCGCGGCCGGTGAGATCGACACTCGAGGGTTCGCGGCCGCTATCCATGAGCTGTGGCGAGATTTGACGCCGTCGGCTGTCGCCGAGGCGTTCGCCGCCAGTCCGTGGCTGACCGGTATTCGAGAGGTCTGCACGGACATCCGTGAGCGCGGTGAGCGATGCGTGGTGATCACCATGTCGCCTGACTTCTTCGCACGGCATCTTCTTGAGCTGGGCTTCGATGCTGTGGTGGCTTCCCAGTTCCCGGCGCTTCCCCTCCTGGAGCCGCTCGATCCGGCCAAAATCCTCACTCCACGCGACAAGGTCCGCATTGTGGAGGAGATGTGCGAGCAGTACGATCTCGTGCGCTCACGGTGCGTGGCCTACGGGGATTCGATGTCGGATGCTCCGCTGTTCCGGTGGCTGACCAAGACGGTCGCGGTGAACGCCGATCATCACCTTTCTGAACTGGCGACCGTCAGCTATCGCGGCAACGATCTGGCCGAGGCATATGCACTCGGTCGCGCCCTCCTCGCCCGCGATGCTTCGTGA
- a CDS encoding alpha/beta hydrolase: protein MTRIWRSRGVRRTVSILLAALLALCSTVGLGPAALAAPARAHVVDEQRVRPRVVDLTIDSPALGKTAKVRLLTPDGWERRGPRDRWPVLYLLHGLGDSHETWTRDSDVERLAELRDVLVVMPEAGFAGYYTNWWNDGAYGPPAWETFHLTEMRRILERDYGAGKRRVVAGLSMGGYGALVYAARHPGLFRAVASYSGPVHLLHPEHVRRWREAFKEAPEYRGLWGDPVAQRAIWKRHDPYALARRLRPVPVFLSCGDGRPGPLDEAGAKADEIEAFDNVLNRSLARRLEQVGVRVTTDFYGRGTHSPAYWERELHRSLPMLLSALRSAR, encoded by the coding sequence ATGACTCGCATATGGAGATCCCGCGGCGTCCGGAGGACGGTGTCGATCCTCCTCGCCGCCCTGCTGGCGCTCTGCTCCACCGTCGGGCTCGGGCCGGCCGCGCTCGCCGCGCCGGCCCGCGCGCACGTCGTCGACGAGCAGCGGGTACGGCCCCGCGTCGTCGACCTGACCATCGACTCGCCCGCCCTCGGCAAGACCGCGAAGGTACGGCTTCTCACCCCGGACGGCTGGGAGCGGCGCGGCCCCCGTGACCGCTGGCCGGTGCTCTACCTGCTGCACGGCCTGGGCGACTCGCACGAGACCTGGACCCGTGACAGCGACGTCGAACGGCTCGCCGAGCTGCGCGACGTCCTGGTCGTGATGCCGGAGGCCGGGTTCGCCGGCTACTACACGAACTGGTGGAACGACGGGGCGTACGGGCCACCGGCATGGGAGACGTTCCATCTGACCGAGATGCGCCGCATCCTCGAACGCGACTACGGCGCAGGCAAGCGGCGGGTCGTCGCGGGCCTGTCCATGGGCGGCTACGGGGCTTTGGTCTACGCCGCTCGGCATCCCGGGCTGTTCCGGGCGGTGGCCAGCTACAGCGGGCCCGTCCACCTGCTGCATCCCGAGCACGTGCGCAGGTGGCGGGAGGCGTTCAAGGAGGCGCCGGAGTACCGCGGGCTCTGGGGCGATCCCGTCGCCCAGCGCGCGATCTGGAAACGCCACGACCCGTACGCGCTGGCTCGGCGGCTGCGGCCCGTTCCGGTGTTCCTGAGCTGTGGTGACGGGCGTCCCGGCCCGCTGGACGAGGCCGGAGCGAAGGCCGACGAGATCGAGGCGTTCGACAACGTGCTGAACCGCTCACTGGCCAGGCGGCTGGAGCAGGTCGGGGTGCGCGTGACCACCGACTTCTACGGGCGGGGCACGCATTCGCCGGCGTACTGGGAGCGGGAGCTCCATCGGTCGCTGCCCATGCTGCTGAGCGCGTTGCGGTCGGCGAGATAG
- a CDS encoding Glu/Leu/Phe/Val dehydrogenase dimerization domain-containing protein, with protein MRIMELTSVDGYIAFDLDCPTSAGGTRLAPDVTRGEAGLLARAMTYKLAVLGERIGGAKAVLRAKAEDRAATVARYCQEITPLVEKGVFLTASDLGTRTQDFAPLPGYRTDSVMHQEVGGELVDTIVTGLGVVVAAETALGGLAGRTLAVEGFGKVGGAVVREAARRGARIVALSTLHGCVADPSGLDVTALEGLRAEHGDACVGRLGLPVHPARALYEAAADVLVPGARTGALTAERAARVRARVVAPAANVPYTAAGLRTLLERGVVTLADFVCGAGATIGYLAERAGQVSDAASARALVGQRVGRLTATSLEHPGGPFAGSCAVAEGFLATWRDSGGLPDGPPLAPEPGR; from the coding sequence ATGAGGATCATGGAACTCACCTCGGTGGACGGGTACATCGCCTTTGACCTGGACTGCCCGACGAGCGCAGGCGGCACGCGGCTCGCCCCGGACGTCACCCGCGGCGAAGCCGGGCTGCTGGCGCGGGCGATGACGTACAAGCTGGCCGTGCTCGGCGAGCGGATCGGCGGTGCCAAGGCGGTGCTGCGGGCCAAGGCCGAGGACCGGGCGGCCACGGTGGCCCGCTATTGCCAGGAGATCACCCCGCTGGTCGAGAAGGGCGTTTTCCTCACGGCCTCGGATCTGGGCACGCGTACGCAGGACTTCGCCCCGCTGCCTGGCTACCGTACCGACTCGGTGATGCACCAAGAGGTCGGCGGCGAGCTGGTGGACACCATCGTGACCGGCTTGGGCGTGGTCGTTGCCGCGGAGACCGCGCTCGGCGGTCTGGCCGGGCGAACGCTCGCGGTGGAGGGGTTCGGCAAGGTGGGTGGCGCCGTGGTGCGGGAGGCCGCGCGGCGGGGCGCGCGCATCGTCGCCCTCTCGACCCTGCACGGTTGCGTGGCCGACCCCTCCGGGCTGGACGTCACCGCCCTGGAAGGGCTGCGCGCGGAGCACGGCGACGCCTGTGTAGGCCGGCTCGGTCTGCCCGTGCACCCGGCCAGGGCACTGTACGAGGCGGCCGCGGACGTGCTGGTGCCCGGCGCGCGTACCGGCGCCCTGACGGCCGAGCGCGCCGCCCGGGTACGCGCCCGCGTGGTCGCCCCGGCGGCGAACGTGCCCTACACCGCGGCCGGGCTGCGTACGCTGCTGGAGCGTGGCGTGGTGACGCTGGCGGACTTCGTCTGCGGGGCCGGCGCCACGATCGGCTACCTCGCCGAACGGGCCGGCCAGGTCTCCGACGCCGCCTCGGCGCGGGCCCTGGTGGGGCAGCGGGTTGGCCGGCTTACCGCCACGTCGCTGGAGCACCCCGGCGGCCCGTTCGCGGGCTCGTGCGCCGTGGCGGAGGGGTTCCTCGCCACCTGGCGCGACTCGGGCGGGCTCCCCGATGGCCCGCCCCTCGCTCCCGAGCCGGGGCGGTGA